In Cutaneotrichosporon cavernicola HIS019 DNA, chromosome: 1, one DNA window encodes the following:
- a CDS encoding uncharacterized protein (RNA recognition motif 2), with protein sequence MDLSISSVVAPQMSPRSSPEASPSSSPPSPSPAPSSPSPKEGSLSKKMTAMSVSPTDSLTGSGSRASNASKNPAPDSTKGYASANGSAKPQNTRLDPRSLSFQPTGHTQGPTDVFSTQRQASNSPTRPAQGLSPTSNSVFTTPASQRTYGPTTPSSVPWSSSSNTQYSWDGSGSLKTTAAAKRLSEPDVLGLDGRLNNVLGNSNPPFQLLTEDTVTHWLLVCGIARALLIHKLINVPKTAELSQLRHLLDKLGETKAIIAHHLMEHGRVVVAFWDSREAYKVYKELCRRAVRFSINKEAQQLHCVCIREADVRGLTGDGPEWNYLWNESNPIVHIQARSMLGVEAGGFKAQLSDYGDLKSFRAHDSTGHTFTAEFYDSRVAADIIRTYNNLPISGGTFVVSYVSDDPFLAEPSDNTTSNFPDYNTRPALAKSAWASTFSRGRTSVSAGSPTSMAFSGVRDAAFSHAASAQGLSSFLDMSLSSTDDFNRRFDSAFQSFDTASSNFRQSQSGIIPRRNSPLNMTSDPSHQWGSVANDELYIATRTNRPPNVRRFTDSATLQTMLNGMNETAQALQHQSTIGGSISAPLSPTLLNPRLYSGWPQNDSKAVPVENQVFPERIAAGLDNRTTVMVKDVPNKLSRQELVDILNQVVPSHFDFVYLRFDFHNHCNVGYAFVNFTSTIALLEFYRARVGKRWNLFSSEKVLQVGYANIQGKVALVNKFRNSAVMDVQEQWRPQIFYSDGAMRGKPEPFPESDSTSRGQRAASSARLSFLTGSSPDMIDYDYSNRPYDCL encoded by the exons ATGGACCTCTCCATTTCAAGCGTGGTGGCCCCCCAGATGTCTCCTCGCTCGTCCCCAGAA GCCTCCCCATCTTCATCGCCACCAAGTCCGTCACccgcaccttcctccccttcccccaagGAAGGATCTCTCAGCAAGAAAATGACGGCGATGAGTGTCTCGCCCACTGA CTCGTTGACCGGTTCCGGATCGCGTGCATCGAACGCGTCCAAAAACCCGGCGCCCGATTCAACCAAGGGTTATGCCTCCGCCAACGGATCGGCGAAGCCCCAAAACACTCGG CTTGATCCCCGCAGCCTGTCCTTTCAGCCAACTGGCCACACTCAGGGCCCTACTGATGTCTTT AGCACCCAGCGCCAGGCCTCGAACAGCC CCACCAGGCCCGCTCAAGGCCTTTCCCCCACGTCAAACAGTGTCTTCACTACTCCTGCCTCTCAGCGGACGTACGGACCAAccacaccttcctccgtTCCGTGGAGTTCGTCATCCAACACGCAGTACTCCTGGGATGGCTCTGGCAGCCTGAAGACTACCGCTGCAGCCAAGCGTCTGTCGGAACCTGATGTGCTTGGTCTCGACGGTCGCCTGAATAATGTCCTGGGAAACAGCAACCCACCTTTTCAGCTACTCACTGAGGATACAGTGACCCACTGGCTTCTCGTATGTGGTATCGCACGGGCTTTGCTCATCCACAAGCTTATCAACGTTCCCAAGACTGCCGAGCTGAGTCAACTCCGgcacctccttgac AAACTGGGCGAGACCAAGGCTATTATTGCACACCACCTCATGGAGCATGGAAGG GTCGTCGTTGCTTTTTGGGACTCCCGCGAGGCATACAAAGTCTACAAGGAGCTCTGCCGTAGAGCGGTCCGCTTCTCAATCAACAAGGAGGCACAGCAGCTGCACTGCGTGTGTATCAGAGAGGCTGACGTTCGAGGT CTCACTGGTGACGGACCGGAGTGGAACTACCTGTGGAACGAGAGTAACCCCATTGTGCACATCCAGGCTCGGTCCATGTTAGGTGTCGAAGCCGGAGGGTTCAAG GCGCAGCTGAGTGACTACGGCGACCTCAAGAGTTTCAGGGCACATGACAGTACAGGCCAT ACCTTCACAGCCGAGTTCTATGACTCTCGTGTCGCCGCGGACATCATTCGCACCTATAACAACCTTCCCATCAGTGGAGGTACCTTCGTGGTCTCTTACGTCTCCGATGACCCCTTCCTGGCGGAGCCTTCTGACAACACCACGTCCAACTTCCCTGACTACAACACTCGACCGGCCCTCGCCAAATCGGCATGGGCGTCAACGTTCTCTCGGGGTAGGACATCAGTATCGGCCGGGTCCCCAACCTCGATGGCTTTTTCTGGTGTACGAGATGCCGCCTTCTCGCATGCTGCGTCAGCGCAGGGCCTGAGTTCTTTCCTCGACATGTCTCTTTCATCCACCGATGACTTTAACCGCCGGTTCGACAGCGCGTTCCAGTCCTTTGACACTGCATCTAGCAACTTCCGCCAATCTCAGAGCGGTATCATCCCGCGTCGCAATAGCCCGCTCAACATGACGTCTGATCCCTCCCACCAGTGGGGATCCGTTgccaacgacgagctgtACATCGCCACGCGAACGAACCGCCCCCCTAATGTCCGCCGGTTCACCGACTCCGCAACCCTACAGACCATGCTCAATGGTATGAACGAGACCGCGCAAGCCCTTCAGCACCAGAGCACCATAGGAGGCTCAATCTCTGCACCTTTGTCGCCGACGCTCCTCAATCCTCGCCTGTACTCCGGATGGCCGCAGAACGACTCCAAGGCGGTCCCGGTCGAGAATCAAGTCTTCCCGGAACGCATTGCAGCTG GTCTCGACAACCGCACCACTGTGATGGTGAAAGACGTTCCT AACAAGCTTTCGCGCCAGGAGCTCGTGGACATTCTCAACCAA GTTGTTCCCAGTCACTTTGACTTTGTATACTTGCGGTTCGACTTTCACAACCACTGCAAC GTTGGCTACGCATTTGTCAATTTCACCTCAACTATTGCCCTTCTCGAGTTCTATCGCGCTCGTGTAGGCAAGCGCTGGAACCTCTTCTCAAGTGAGAAGGTTCTTCAG GTCGGCTATGCCAACATCCAGGGGAAGGTTGCACTCGTCAATAAGTTCCG CAACTCGGCCGTGATGGATGTCCAAGAGCAGTGGCGTCCCCAGATCTTCTA CTCTGACGGCGCGATGCGTGGTAAGCCCGAACCGTTCCCCGAG TCCGACTCCACCTCCCGCGGCCAACGTGCGGCGTCCTCTGCTCGTCTGTCCTTCCTCACTG GCTCGTCGCCTGACATGATCGACTACGACTATTCGAACCGTCCGTACGACTGTCTCTAG
- a CDS encoding uncharacterized protein (GAL4-like Zn(II)2Cys6 (or C6 zinc) binuclear cluster DNA-binding domain) — protein sequence MAALISNPQLAHPNPFLQVNSDSSGASSPDTATPFPNRHRGESSMPPPPQHSSHTSPARVGASSAPPWYGLTGPYEVPTQLEWRDKPVHQYIQYAAPRHHPYAQEPPAPPRKSGRLGVKRRQKYTRSRTGCLGCRARRIKCDEGRPICRRCVVAKRESDCVFPEQGGKKRKDSDSECSSPEHRKNSPDEAALDLMYRGSDESQPSLSCLSTHSGSFESLIPDELGLKPESFGVLPFDLPMPEGFGLLWSAPPFVANAPLSFLEAPGQPSVHPAHAPVLHMQAQAQVGRESGEKNPSDPATHMLTMPKFTVLYFPTAHEQNLTFHYCVHAVDLTIAMPHGPNPILAVSPPLALASLRRTSAACDALRLALLGAGAAYQAFLQAWGGQPTSETARLAAASSLREEGEDMNLPSTETTTNGGSAALEGYAAHSVETQFGVSHVAVHLFACVAQLLAPVGSPPSEPPVPFGPGESAVPGPSGGAGS from the exons ATGGCCGCCCTCATCTCCAATCCTCAACTCGCCCATCCCAACCCCTTCCTGCAAGTGAACAGTGACTCGTCCGGCGCGTCGTCTCCCGACACGGCCACCCCCTTCCCCAACCGGCATCGAGGGGAGTCCTCCATgcccccgcctccccaACACTCGTCCCACACCTCGCCCGcccgcgtcggcgcgtcCTCTGCTCCTCCCTGGTACGGACTCACAGGCCCATACGAGGTACCCACCCAGCTGGAATGGCGTGACAAGCCCGTACACCAATACATACAATACGCGGCACCTCGTCACCACCCGTACGCCCAAGAGCCGCCTGCACCTCCGCGCAAGAGTGGTCGCCTAGGCGTCAAGCGCCGCCAGAAGTACACACGCTCGCGAACAGGATGTCTTGGCTGCCGTGCCCGCCGCATCAAGTGCGATGAGGGCCGGCCCATCTGCCGCCGATGCGTtgtcgccaagcgcgag TCGGACTGTGTGTTTCCTGAACAAGGGGGaaagaagcgcaaggactCCGACTCGGAGTGCTCATCGCCCGAGCACCGCAAGAACTCAcccgacgaggcggccctcgacctcatgTATCGCGGCTCGGACGAGAGCCAGCCCTCGCTCAGTTGTCTGAGCACCCACAGTGGTTCATTTGAGAGCCTGATCCctgacgagctcggcctcaagCCCGAATCCTTCGGCGTCCTTCCCTTCGACCTCCCCATGCCGGAGGGCTTTGGCCTACTCTGGTCCGCGCCACCGTTTGTCGCGAACGCCCCGCTCAGTTTTCTCGAGGCTCCGGGCCAGCCGTCCGTGCACCCCGCCCACGCACCAGTTCTCCACATGCAGGCGCAGGCCCAAGTTGGACGCGAAAGTGGTGAGAAGAATCCTTCAGACCCCGCAACGCATATGCTCACCATGCCAAAGTTTACCGTCCTTTACTTTCCAACGGCGCACGAACAGAACCTTACCTTTCACTACTGCGTGCATGCAGTCGACCTGACGATTGCGATGCCTCATGGCCCCAACCCCATACTGGCTGTTTCTCCCCCCCTCGCGTTGGCGTCGCTCCGTCGTACGAGTGCGGCATGTGACgcgctccgcctcgcgctccttggcGCTGGTGCGGCATACCAGGCCTTCCTGCAGGCTTGGGGTGGCCAACCAACGAGTGAGACTGCTAGGCTCGCTGCAGCCTCGAGCCTgagggaagagggcgaggacatg AACCTGCCTTCCAcggagacgacgacgaatGGTGGTTCGGCAGCTTTGGAGGGATACGCGGCACACTCTGTTGAGACGCAGTTTGGCGTCTCGCACGTCGCTGTCCACCTCTTCGCCTGCGTTGCGCAGCTCCTGGCGCCCGTCGGCAGCCCACCCTCCGAACCACCAGTACCCTTCGGCCCTGGCGAGAGCGCTGTCCCCGGAccgagcggcggcgcgggcagCTGA